A window of Streptomyces sp. DG1A-41 contains these coding sequences:
- a CDS encoding FlgD immunoglobulin-like domain containing protein produces the protein MSRSRRLVHAAVGGVVALSCTVLTAPAQAAPEADEPVGTVRLVTEKRVTVDYPWAGASGFQYRPGTTSVTTVDYPDAVPPAHAGPDDLASGTDVLNTRDGQTVTQRHRSTGVTATVTIPSGQAYRAAAGWSVLTMDGTGALHVLRTVEGTLTADTPVTGFPAGARPVLYRTGGSVSRLAIVYVLDGRTSVGLVDLADGAFRTYVTSDEATPQLAFNDRWLVADWKAVRVDAEPGTEPTALPRTVAQPEAVVGDQLLLGNPTFVQGGTEAALTARSLVTGATSTVLTSSFGGIDPTLDGGALATAGPSSLDWNIHRITLTDSGGLTTTKVARVPAAATGVQALAVAGGELFLYGATPGGSLRFSGFQLDADGRPTGAQTPRSPALSASTCLTGDAACPQLEALGDGRVAHLWTDAAGRESVLAVGLDTTTVVSGPTDGDSGGRIAGSTGRYLLYNGGSGTQRVVDLPRAAASGATTLTRDRTAAAVWGQTLWTPGGTQGSVTGRNLKTGTTTTIATGAPCTPTDIQAVNAWLYWSCGSTAGVYDRATNRKITVPADNGPARLADGFLLRENRTTHELLLTDFHTGTATTRTLVKLPATDQNTGGSNGRWSVDRFGGHIAYLNGTYGEVSIVRGGVPTSPLAQMEAQVYSPSVLGKSFPWSPVWQLNKPSTWTLTLANASGTVVRTLTGASTGAAVRPAWDGITDNGGGATGGTYTWKLTAHPRDDQGPDLTLSGTMTLG, from the coding sequence ATGAGCCGTTCACGAAGACTCGTCCACGCGGCCGTCGGCGGAGTGGTGGCCCTGTCCTGCACCGTACTGACCGCACCCGCACAGGCGGCACCCGAGGCCGACGAGCCGGTCGGCACGGTACGGCTCGTCACCGAGAAGCGCGTGACGGTCGACTACCCGTGGGCCGGCGCGTCCGGCTTCCAGTACCGGCCCGGGACCACCTCGGTCACCACGGTGGACTACCCCGACGCGGTCCCGCCCGCCCACGCCGGCCCGGACGACCTGGCCAGCGGCACCGACGTCCTGAACACCCGCGACGGCCAGACCGTCACCCAGCGGCACCGCTCCACGGGCGTCACCGCCACCGTCACGATCCCCTCCGGCCAGGCCTACCGGGCCGCCGCCGGCTGGAGCGTGCTGACCATGGACGGCACCGGCGCCCTGCACGTGCTGCGCACCGTCGAGGGCACCCTCACCGCGGACACGCCGGTCACCGGCTTCCCCGCGGGCGCCCGGCCCGTCCTGTACCGCACCGGCGGTTCGGTGAGCCGTCTCGCGATCGTCTACGTGCTGGACGGCAGGACGTCGGTGGGTCTGGTCGACCTCGCCGACGGTGCCTTCCGCACCTACGTCACCAGCGACGAGGCGACCCCGCAGCTCGCCTTCAACGACCGCTGGCTCGTCGCCGACTGGAAGGCGGTCCGGGTGGACGCCGAACCCGGCACCGAGCCCACCGCCCTCCCCAGGACCGTCGCCCAGCCCGAAGCCGTCGTGGGCGACCAACTCCTGCTCGGCAACCCGACCTTCGTCCAGGGCGGCACCGAGGCCGCGCTCACCGCCCGCTCCCTGGTCACCGGCGCTACGAGCACCGTGCTCACCTCGTCCTTCGGCGGCATCGACCCGACCCTGGACGGCGGAGCGCTGGCCACCGCGGGCCCCTCCAGCCTCGACTGGAACATCCACCGGATCACCCTCACCGACAGCGGCGGACTCACCACCACCAAGGTGGCCCGGGTCCCCGCCGCCGCGACCGGGGTGCAGGCACTGGCCGTCGCCGGCGGCGAGTTGTTCCTCTACGGCGCGACGCCGGGCGGCTCGCTCCGCTTCAGCGGCTTCCAGCTGGACGCCGACGGCCGGCCCACCGGTGCGCAGACTCCCCGCAGTCCGGCGCTCTCCGCCTCCACCTGCCTCACCGGCGACGCCGCCTGCCCCCAGCTGGAGGCCCTCGGCGACGGCCGGGTCGCCCACCTGTGGACCGACGCCGCGGGCCGGGAATCCGTCCTCGCCGTCGGCCTCGACACCACCACCGTCGTCAGCGGCCCCACGGATGGCGACTCCGGCGGCCGCATAGCCGGCAGCACCGGCCGCTACCTGCTCTACAACGGCGGCTCCGGCACCCAGCGGGTCGTGGACCTCCCGCGCGCCGCGGCGAGCGGCGCGACCACCCTCACCCGCGACCGCACCGCCGCCGCCGTCTGGGGCCAGACCCTGTGGACCCCGGGCGGCACCCAGGGCTCGGTCACCGGCCGCAACCTCAAGACCGGCACGACCACCACCATCGCCACCGGCGCCCCCTGCACCCCCACCGACATCCAGGCCGTCAACGCCTGGCTGTACTGGTCCTGCGGCAGCACCGCGGGCGTCTACGACCGGGCGACGAACCGCAAGATCACGGTCCCGGCCGACAACGGCCCGGCCCGCCTCGCCGACGGCTTCCTGCTCCGTGAGAACCGCACCACCCACGAACTGCTGCTCACCGACTTCCACACCGGCACGGCCACCACCCGCACCCTGGTCAAGCTGCCGGCCACGGACCAGAACACCGGCGGCAGCAACGGCCGCTGGTCCGTCGACCGCTTCGGCGGTCACATCGCCTACCTCAACGGCACGTACGGCGAGGTGTCGATCGTCCGCGGCGGCGTCCCCACCTCGCCCCTCGCGCAGATGGAGGCCCAGGTCTACTCGCCCTCAGTGCTCGGCAAGTCCTTCCCCTGGTCGCCGGTGTGGCAGCTGAACAAGCCGTCCACCTGGACCCTCACCCTCGCCAACGCCTCCGGCACGGTCGTGCGCACCCTGACCGGCGCCTCCACCGGAGCCGCCGTACGCCCCGCCTGGGACGGCATCACCGACAACGGCGGCGGAGCCACGGGTGGCACCTACACCTGGAAGCTCACCGCCCACCCCCGTGACGACCAGGGCCCGGACCTCACGCTCTCCGGCACCATGACGCTGGGCTGA